The region TGCCGTCATATAGCACAGCATAAATTTGTCCGGTTATCGGCATTTCAACATGATATTTTGCCGCTAGCTGATGAGCGATCATTGTTGCGCGAATTCCTTCAACCACCATGGACGTTCCAGCTTGGATTTCAGCTACCGTTTTACCTGCCGCCAACTGTAAGCCTGCCCGCCGGTTGCGGCTGTGAACGCTCGTGCAGGTAGCGATTAAGTCGCCAATACCGGCTAATCCGGCAAAAGTAAGGGGGTTGGCCCCCATTGCCATTCCTAGCCGGGTAATTTCGGCTAACCCGCGCGTCATAAGCGCCGATCTGGCATTATCGCCAAAACCTAGTCCATCGGCAATACCCGCACCAAGGGCGATGATGTTTTTGAGGGCTCCGGCTAGTTCTACCCCGATAATATCAGGGTTGGTATAAACGCGAAACGAAGGCAGCATAAAAGCATCTTGAATATATTCGGCTACCTTCCGTGATTTTGCTGCGACAACAGTGGCCGTCGGCTGGTTTAGCGCTACCTCCTCGGCATGATTAGGACCGGACAGGGCGGCAATTTGTCCGGCTGCTGCCGGGATTTCTTCAGCAATAACTTCGGACATGCGTTTTACCGAGGCTAGTTCCAACCCTTTGGCAGCACTGACGATTACTGTTTTAGATGCGACAAAGGGTGCTAACTGCGCTGCTGTCTGGCGTACGGCATGCGACGGGGTTGTCAGGATAATGAGCTCGGCGCCGCTGGCAGCCTCAGCGAAGTTATTGGTGACAGCAACCGTTGGCGGCAATTTGCAGCCAGGCAGGTAGTTATTATTTTCTCTGGTCGATTGGATTTGGTTACAGAGCACAGATGACCGCACCCACAAGATGACTGACTGATGTTTTTGACCTAAGACGGCAGCTAGGGCTGTGCCCCAACTACCGGCGCCAATTATTGATATATGCATTTCTTTGTCTGTCACTTCTCCTTTCCGGAACCGGTGTGGCTCTTTTCTCCGGCTTTAATTTTGGGTTCGCTTCCTTTTAAAAGACGCTCAATGTTTGGGCGGTGCCTAACAATTACAAACAAGGCGGCTAACATACCGAAATAAAAAAACTCCTGTTGGGCGCCCAGCAGCCACATACTAACCGGCACGAACGCAGCCGCTACTATTGAAGCCAGTGATACATACCGGGTTAGGTAGACAATTATTGCCCATACGGTAAAGACAATGAGCGTTACTTTCGGAGCAATCATGGCAATTACCCCTAAGCCAGTTGCCACGCCGCGACCTCCACGGAATCTCAAGAAAACCGACCAGTTGTGTCCGGCAATGGCTCCTATACCTCCAGCCAGTGCAGCCAGTGCTGTCCCCCCTAGATAGTGGCCTAAAAGTACACCTGCAACACCTTTAGCGGCGTCAGTTAAAAATACCCAGAATGCCGGCCATGGCCCAAGCACCCGGTAAGCATTGGTAGCACCGATATTTTTGCTGCCAAACTGCCGTAAATCAACATTGTATAAGTTTTTACCAATAATCAGTCCGTTGGGAATCGAACCGATAAGATAGCTGGCAATTATAACCAGCAAATATTCCATTGTCCCACTCCCTCAATCAGTTTATTCATCTTTTTCTTTACGACCGCGAACAACCAGCTTGAGTGGGGTTCCTTCAAAGCCAAAAGCTTCTCGTAACTTGTTTTCCAAAAAGCGCAAATAGGAAAAATGCATTATTTCGGGATTATTTACAAAGAAAATGAAAGTTGGCGGCTTAACATCAGGTTGTGTGGCAAAATAAATTTTCAGCCGTCGTCCCCGGTCGGAAGGCGGAGGATTGATAGCCACTGCGTCTTCAATAACTTGGTTAAGCACGCTGGTTGCCACCCGCATCGCGTGCTGGTCGGCTACATATTTAATCAGCTCAGTTACTCGGTGAACGCGTTGTTTGGTGAGCGCCGAAGTAAAAAGCACGGGCGAATATTGCATAAAACCCAACTCATTACGGATGGCTTCGGTAAACCTAAGTGATGTCTTACTATCTTTTTCAATAAGGTCCCATTTGTTCACAACAATAATACTGGCCTTACCTGCTTCGTGGGCATAGCCGGCAATCTTTTTATCCTGCTCAGTTACGCCTTCTTGAGCATCAATGACCATAAGCACGACATCACAGCGGTCAACAGCCCGTAGTGACCTGATTACGCTGTAGCGCTCAACCGGCATGTCGATTTTAGCCTTACGCCGCATCCCGGCAGTGTCAATGAGGACAAACGGTGTACCGTCTTTGGTAAAATGGGTATCAATGGCATCGCGGGTGGTGCCGGGAATGTCGCTGACAATAACCCGGTCTTCGCCAATGATGGCATTAACTAACGAAGATTTGCCGACATTTGGCCGACCGATTACGGCAACTTTAATTTGGTCATTATCTTCAGTATCAACATGCTCCTCGGGCAGATTTTCGATCAACCGGTCCAGCATATCGCCGATATTAAGTGCATTAGTGGCCGAAATGGCAATTGGATCGCCTAAACCCAGGTTATAAAACTCGTATGTCTCGGCTTCATTTTTCATATTATCAACTTTATTTACAACAAGCAACACCGGTTTCCGGGTGTTGCGCAAAATAACGGCAACTTCCTGGTCAGCTGAAGTCAGACCAGCTTTGCCATCGACAACAAACATGATAACATCAGCTTCGGCAATTGCCAGTTTGGCTTGATTGCGCATGGCTGTGAGAATTTTATCGTTTGTATCAAACTCAATGCCGCCGGTGTCAATCATGGTAAATTTACGACCCAGCCATTCGGCGTCCATGTAAATACGGTCCCGTGTAACACCCGGCATGTCTTCAACAATAGAAGTACGGCTCTTACCAATGTAATTGAATAAAGTCGATTTACCAACATTTGGTCTGCCAACAATTGCGACTATTGGTTTACTCATCGAATACCACCTTGTATCTTTTTAAAAATCTATTCCCTGGCGGGCCGGGACACCATTGTTAGACGGATGTTTAATATCATGCATCTCGGTTACCAGATGAGCTAAGTTTATAATTTCAGCTGGGGCATATCTTCCAGTCAAAATAACTTCAGTATTGTTGTTCTTTGCGGCTAAAAATTCCACCACAGCAGAGGTATTCAACAGTTTAGCAGCCATTGCTACATTAATTTCGTCCAGAATGACAATATCGTATTTTTGGGAAGCAATAATTGATTTTGCTTGTTCCCAGCCTTGTTCAGCCAGTTTACAATCAATATTTTCCGGGTGTTTTAGATTAACAAATTCCTCGCGTCCGGCTTGAATAATCTTGAAATTAGGTAGTTAATAGGCGGCTTTTATTTCGCCATAGTCATTATTCTTCTTCATAAACTGAATCATACACACTTTAAAGCCGTGGCCTGAGGCGCGGAAAGCCAATCCCAGACTCGCCGTAGTTTTTCCTTTACCGTTTCCTGTATATACTTGTATTAAACCAAGGTTATCATGCTTACCCACATCATTTCCTCCTCTCGGTTTGAATCATTACCGCCAGGCAGCAAGCAACTCTTTTAAGTCCCGGGCAAAATATGCAGTACGTACCGGAACGCCAAGCTCAGCGGCAATAGTCTCGGGCGTAGTATTGTCAAGAAAGATTTGTTCACCTTTTCTAAGCGCTACTCCGGGTATAATAACACCGGTACGGGGACCGGGGAGTGTTTTCAAAGCCGCAGTAATATCGTTACCGGTTAACAGACCGGTAACGGTGACATTGCTCCCAAAAAATTTGTTGTCTACCGCGACTAACCGGATTTTGAGATTAGCAATATTGAGTTTGGCTAATAGTGGTTTAATAATCTTTTCCGCCGATACACCACAAACAACGTCAATATAGTGAGGATTGTTATAACCATTGCCAGCTATTGGCTGTTCTTCCCATTCGGCTAAGAAGCTGCGGACAATGCCAACGCCATTTTCAAGTTGAGGAAAATTATCATAAGTTTCATAACTTGGGATTTCCTGGTCTGCCGCCAGATAAAATTCATCAGCTAAATATACAAACGTAGCATCAGTTTCTTCACGGCATTTATCTTGCCACTTTTTCACCAGCTTAATAACGCCGTCGGCCGCCACTTTGGAAAAACTTGTTAACGGATAGCAATGGTCGCGATAACGGGTCAGGCCTACAGGTACAATAGCCAGTGATAATATCGCCGGGTGCATGGCGTACAAGTCATTAATGGTTTTTTCTAGTTCTGCCCCATCATTTATTCCCGGACATAATACAACTTGGGTATGAACTTCTATCCCGTTGTCAACAAGATCTTTTAGCTGTGTCATGATCTTGCCGGCTTGCCGGTTGTTTAGCATTTTTTGTCTAAGTTCACCATTGGAAGTATGGACCGAGACATAGAGCGGTGACAAGTGCAGTCGGGTAATACGGCTTAGATCACGCGGACCAAGATTTGTTAAGGTAATAAAATTGCCGTATAAAAATGACAGACGGTAATCGTCATCTTTTATATAGAGACTGTCCCGCATACCGGTAGGCATCTGGTCGATAAAACAAAAGACGCATTTGTTGGTGCATGGCCGTATTTTGTCAAATACGGCACTTTCAAATTCTAACCCAAGATCCTCATCATAATCTTTTTCAACAGTAAGCAGTTCCTGTTCGCCGGAGGTGTGTTCGATTAATAGATCAACTTCTTCTTCTGCCAGCGCAAAACTAAGATCAATAATATCTTGAACAGCCTGCCCGTTGACTTCAAGCAGCCGGTCTCCGGGCACAAGGCCTATTTCAGCGCCAATACTATCAGGTTTTACATTAGATATAATGCCTTTATATGTCAAAGTATTCCCCCCTTCTTCATATATTCCTTTAATAGCTATTTTTTCCTGCAAAGCGTAGCATTAAACAATAAATAAATAAAAAGGCAGGATATAAGCCTGCCTGTTATAATTACAACTATTTTTTATCGTCTTGTTCTTCAGACCACTGAGAACTTTTTTGAGAATTACGGCGCTTTCGCGATTTAGGTCCAAGGAAATTGGCAAACTCAGTTGTCGCAAACTTTTTGAGCTTGGCACCTGCTTCTTTCATACTGCCAGTACTCAAAAACAAGAAGGCTGCGCCGCCAACAATGAGCAGCCCTAAAATCCAGCCCATTGATTTAGTCGCCCCAGACATACCGCCGGCAGCAGATCCCAGTCCGGTAGGGCCGGCAGCACCGGTGGTCCCGGCTGCATTCGGACCCGTTGTACTGCTTGATTTACCTAAAATTGTCGGCACGACATCGGCGAATAATGCAACACCTTTTTCGGCCGTTGTGCGATCATTGGTATGGGCGCCTACTTCCAGTAGCATGGACCGCGGATGCAAATCCTGGTTATAGTCGCCGCCTTTGGCAAAAAAGATGCCTTTTACTAAGCCAGGATGTTGTTTGTCGGCAGCCGCTTTAATTTGCAAAGCATAATCTTCAATCTGTTTGCCTGTCGGTCCGTATTTGCCGACAACTAGTTGGACTTTACTTACATCCTGGCCATTAATATTTGTTAAATACACCTGCGGCGGGACGGCATCCCGGTGGACATCGAAGATGGCGTCAGGCTGTTGTGTTTTTATAAGATCAAGTGCTGTACGGCGGGAACGTTCATAGGCCATGTCATCATGAGGGTCATGCTTGGCTTGGGAATGAATTGCCTCAATACCTTTACTCTTTAACGTCTCAGCAAAACTGTCGCCGACTTTATAAATGCCGCCAGCGCCGTCGATGCTCTCCTTACCATCGGTTGGCACATAGGATTCGTCCGAGTGGGTGTGGTAAATGGCCACTTTGCCGCCGCCCTGAGCTTTGGCAATATTCGGTTGGAGAATGTCCTTTAGTTTGACCAGCAAGCTTTGGTCTTCGTTATAATAAAGTGA is a window of Sporomusaceae bacterium ACPt DNA encoding:
- the gpsA gene encoding Glycerol-3-phosphate dehydrogenase [NAD(P)+] translates to MTDKEMHISIIGAGSWGTALAAVLGQKHQSVILWVRSSVLCNQIQSTRENNNYLPGCKLPPTVAVTNNFAEAASGAELIILTTPSHAVRQTAAQLAPFVASKTVIVSAAKGLELASVKRMSEVIAEEIPAAAGQIAALSGPNHAEEVALNQPTATVVAAKSRKVAEYIQDAFMLPSFRVYTNPDIIGVELAGALKNIIALGAGIADGLGFGDNARSALMTRGLAEITRLGMAMGANPLTFAGLAGIGDLIATCTSVHSRNRRAGLQLAAGKTVAEIQAGTSMVVEGIRATMIAHQLAAKYHVEMPITGQIYAVLYDGKSPKNAVLELMTRSRTHEVEEVALNNLIWN
- the plsY gene encoding Glycerol-3-phosphate acyltransferase, with translation MEYLLVIIASYLIGSIPNGLIIGKNLYNVDLRQFGSKNIGATNAYRVLGPWPAFWVFLTDAAKGVAGVLLGHYLGGTALAALAGGIGAIAGHNWSVFLRFRGGRGVATGLGVIAMIAPKVTLIVFTVWAIIVYLTRYVSLASIVAAAFVPVSMWLLGAQQEFFYFGMLAALFVIVRHRPNIERLLKGSEPKIKAGEKSHTGSGKEK
- the der_1 gene encoding GTPase Der; the encoded protein is MSKPIVAIVGRPNVGKSTLFNYIGKSRTSIVEDMPGVTRDRIYMDAEWLGRKFTMIDTGGIEFDTNDKILTAMRNQAKLAIAEADVIMFVVDGKAGLTSADQEVAVILRNTRKPVLLVVNKVDNMKNEAETYEFYNLGLGDPIAISATNALNIGDMLDRLIENLPEEHVDTEDNDQIKVAVIGRPNVGKSSLVNAIIGEDRVIVSDIPGTTRDAIDTHFTKDGTPFVLIDTAGMRRKAKIDMPVERYSVIRSLRAVDRCDVVLMVIDAQEGVTEQDKKIAGYAHEAGKASIIVVNKWDLIEKDSKTSLRFTEAIRNELGFMQYSPVLFTSALTKQRVHRVTELIKYVADQHAMRVATSVLNQVIEDAVAINPPPSDRGRRLKIYFATQPDVKPPTFIFFVNNPEIMHFSYLRFLENKLREAFGFEGTPLKLVVRGRKEKDE